The nucleotide window TAaaccatttttcaaaaaaaaaaaatctcaattattCTAAAATACAGGGTTGTCTCTTAAAAATTTGTTCAGtttaaaaaagtttccttttccctGAGTAACTGACATGCCAAGCACCAGACTAAATTCTGGGAAAACGGGAGTCGCTAAACCCATTAAGATAGTTGTTAATTTTAGAAAGTCCGACAAAAATATTTATACTGGTCCCTTCTATGAGCACAAATACTTCATTTGATTCTGAGCTTACCACCACTTGATAAAAATTTATGCTAATCATAAAATGCAAACTATGCCTCtgatgtaacaaattaccatcaAATCTATCACAATtagtattttacatattttgtcCCAACACAACTCTTGTAGCTACCCATCCTCTCTAGTGTATTTCCTTCCCTCATTTAGGTTTCTACTAAGAAACACACTTCCTAAACAAAACTCTCAAAAATAGCTTACAAGAGAGGAGAAAGTTTTTGTAGTATTATTATTCCAAATGACCTCTACAGAAATGAACTGTAAGAAAAATGCAAtactaaaaaaaagtgaaatgttgAATAGACTTTAAGAGGAAAACTTCTAAGTTGATATCTTTAAGTAATCTATTCGCATCACAGATAATTCATAGGGCCTTTTCCCTAAGTAGGAATAAACACTATACTATTTTACAGTCAAGTCTAAATGCTAGAAATCTAAATTTtaactcctaaaaaaaaaaataagggcaTAAATCATCTTTACTTAGTGATCTGGAGATTGTTGGCCACATGCTGTAACAGGAAAGAATCACCTATAAAGATCTTATCAATTGACTACAAATAGGTTTTTCTAATGTGCTTGAAAATAATCCAAAGTAAACATTTCccttcaaattttatttacaaatgatCAGTTTGCTTGGCAAACCTTTTTCCAGATAAAAACATAAGACTCAACAAAATCAGAATTAGATCAAATAACACTGGAAGCTTGGAAAAGAATCCAAGCTTGGAAAAATTATATTCTTGCATATATTTACACACTGTAAAATACtataatcatttttataataaaaacataaaaaaactcAAATTATATGAAGAGGTAGTTCAGTTTTTATAACACCACTTTGCAAAGCAAGCTAGGCAGACCTAATATCAAATATTATTTCTTGTGGTGACCTAAGAAAGAGTTCAAAATACTGTTATCTTTGGTGTCTGCAAAGAATAGTCAGGTCTCCACTTAGAACACTGACCATATCCCACTTATTTCTCTCATCTAAGTCCTAACTATGCAAAGTCAGTATAGTTATGCAAATAGTTTGGTAACCATTACTAATATAACTTTCATCCTTAGAAATAATTTAACAGTTGCTACATTTCAAACAATTGCCTACTGAGCTTGAGGgggtttttttaaaagcaaaaaactgCTCTTTAGCTAAACATACCCAATTACATCAGTGTTCATATTAAACCTAAAGCCCTTTAGATAAGAACTTAATATATTTagtatattctttaattttttaagcactttaaactttttgttttctattggagcataactgattaacaatgttttgatagtttcaaGTTGGTGGCATAGGGACTCgggcatacatatacatgtatcctttctcccacaaactctcctcccatcccagCTGCTacttaacattgagcagagttccttgagCTATACGGTAggttattctttaaattttttttttaaaaaagtctattttgactttttaaaatgagctTCCTCTGGATCTATTTGGTTTGTTGGGCAGCCAATTCAATGACTCATAGAAGATAATGAAAAATGTTCCCCAGTCAAAGGACCTTCTCCTTACTCCCTTCCCAGTAAAATATCTTAGTCTGAGTCTATATAAAAGTTAATAGAGAGCTTAAGAACCATTATACGAAGGTAAGTTGACAAGAAAAGTTAATGTTTCTCAAAATTCAGTTTCTACTATGGAGTGTGCTTTAGGGAAAAGTAGTGAAAATTTCTAGACTTCAAGTCAGAAGACCTGCATTCAATTCCTGATTCTACTGTCTTATCAGTTACACAGCCAGGAGCATGCAACCCATCTGGGACTGGTTTCTCATCTGAACTTCAAAAAAGAACTACTTTAACATGTTTTGAGGAACGTATTTCCAAAATGTGAAGTGGCAAACACACATTACTATACATGAACTCCCCCCAAACTTCTTTCTGAAAGGTTTGATTattgaaaattttcttaaattctcttAAATTGCTTAAAATTcacattaaattagaaaaaataccaaaatatgCCAAAAACACTGTAGCAAATACTgcaaaaaataacagtaaaaagaTGGCAAAAAAACTCACATCTTCCCCAAATAAAAACTGAATTCAAATTAATAAATTCTGATACAATAAAAGGACTACATCCAGATGAAGGACGGTTTCAATTTTAACCAAGCCCTAGCACATTCAGTTTCAGTTAAGTAAAttcatcaccttttttttttttttttaacctttatcaTGGTTCTCAGGTATTTTTTTCTCACAAACACAGAGCAGGAACATTAGGCAAAGCAATTTATCCCCAAAATGCTTATGTCAGAGCAATCAAGATCAAACCAAGAACATCTGGCAAATAATGTGGCCACATATGGACATATAAGAGTTCTAGTTAGGTTAGGGCAAAATACCATAAATATTAAGGGGGGGCATTCCACATTTTGAGAATATAGACAATTAAGCACAATCTTCAGCTTGTGACCAGGCCAGTTGTAAGCAAGTCCAACAACGTGAGAACTGGCTTGAGGTTAACTATGCTTTAAAATCAGTTAATAATGGCACCAGAACAATATAAACTTATCTAGTAGCCACAGGGGAGGAATTTCAAAGTACTGATGCTTTGGATTCAGCAAGGAGCAAACTACCCTGAATTCAAGTCTGAAAGTATCTTCACTGGGCTTCAGAAACAAATCACTGTCTTAGAACTACATTGTAACTAAATTTCCCTATTGGGAAAACTAAATTTCCCAAAAGGGAAAGACACCCTATTGAAGCACAGGACACTTAACCTTGGGTTCTTGTCTAAGCTCTAGTCTCGCTATAAATAACCTTCAGTCATTTAGTatacttcattcatttcttctgtgaaggAGAAAAGATAGACTATTTCAAGGAATAAAAAGCTAATTAACAGTGGAAAGATTAGATTTTTACGATGAAATACAGCCACCTTTTTTGTGgtaccaataaaataaaattatgtgtgtAAAACTGTTCAAGAACAATGCTTGGTATGTTTTAACAGTGTTAGCTATTATACTGATTTTATTCaagtaggaaaatattttaaaaccagatCCACTGAATATTTAATAACCTAAATCTTATTAGCCAGGTATTCAAACTCTTGGAATGAAGATACTCATTTAGCCTATCAAATAACGCAGTGagaaaataataactttaaaatctcTTTGCTGGTTGTTTTTATGTTCATATTTATTTAATCTAGAATAATCCTTATTCTAGCtgtcataaatttttaaattattcctctttaaaaaaatcttggagGCTAGAATCACAAAGTCTTCAGATCAATCTGTCTTTTGCCTTTGTTTCCAATATTGATGAAGTCTGAATATTCAATTACAGAAACAATGTCAGAAATCCTACATATACCTCTGAAAAATGCTGTTTGGAGCCCATTACCAGAATTGTTTTGGCTAGCAATACACCATTTGCAAATGGAGATAAGACCAAAGTGTAAATTAAGAGTCCTAAGAAAACAACTGATTCAGTCATCAAAAGGCAaaatgtgtgaaaaaaaaaaaagccgacTCAAGAAAAAAGCCCCAAATCCTCCACTCCCTGCTTATATAACATTGGGAAAGTCTGATCTCTGAGCCTCattctctttatctgtaaaatgggaataatcccATTTCTCTCAGCAGGTTGTTGGAACATCAAATGAGAACACACACAGGAAGCACTTTACAGCCTAAAACATGTAATACAAACAATCTTATACAGATCAatagtttttgctgttgttgaatGAGCAGTCATATACAATTTCAAAGTACACCATTACCAGTGTTCAGAattgctacttaaaaaaaaaaaaaacttgccttgGATTGAGTCCTCTTCCCATTCCTCATGCtaaatttctccttcatttcttctaaaattatcttcagtttcttttcttcagGTGTCCCCAAGTATTTTTGGTTCACATGAAGATAGCAATGCCATTTGGCTGATTCAAAGCCCCAGTGGCAAGTCCTTTTGTCCGGTGATCTGTGAGAATGCATGACAAACGTCTGGGGTGCAAACATTCCACAGCACTCCAGACACTGAATACATGGAGCATCTGGCTGAACATAAAATTGGGGTGCAAATAAACCCTGACATTTGCCCAAGCATTCATGTTCCACTTCAAAGGCACTGCCAGTTTCCTTCAGCTGGGCCAATGAGTTTTTTGCAGGTAGTATACTACCATTTTGAGGAAAGGTGCGCGGCCGCAATAAAGCGTTACATAGTCTTTGTGCATCAGTTAATGTGATCAGCCCACAGGATGGGGCATTGAATGGAAGTATTCCCAGGACCTTTAAGATATGAAGCTGGTCTGATGTACATCTTGAGCAATAGATGTACAATTCATCACACACTGTATTTATTTGTTGGAGTGAAAATTCTCGGAGAACAGAATTTAGGACTTGGGGCAAACAGAGTCTCTTTTCTCCTCCAACCTGAAAACAAGAAATAGACTCCCCTTCCAACATAGTCTGGGTGAGTTCTGTGGAGCTATCAGAAGGGATAAGCAGTGGACCAGGAAGAACCTGAGGAGACGGAAGAGGCAGAAATACCGTAGGTGACATGCTTTCTTGGGAATACCGAGCAGAAAACGCTGCTGGTCCACCCAAAGAACTCTGACTACTTAAATGGAATTGTGCCAAAGTATGTTTCAAACTAGGATTTAAATGTAAAGGTTCAGGCACAGAGGCGCAGGTCCTCTTGACATGCTCTTCGTCGGTTTCCATTGGGGTTTCATAATCATCCAAGTGTTCCTTCTTTACTGCTGGCAACTTGTTTATCATcatttttccatttgcatgaatGTCTGTCATCATCTTTTTCACTGGAGGGCTGCCATCATCTTCCATCCCATTCAATTTTTTATTTGAGCTCTGAACCAAGGAAAAATTCGTCTGTAGGTTTTCCATTGCTAAAAACTATTGTGTTAAACAAGTACGTCTGAAATTTGCATTATTATTTAGTTGCTTATTTCAAGAGAGAGAATTGATGAATACCAATACTTATGGTAACTTATtctcaaagaaaatttaaatttccatAGAGATATCCCTACACTACTCAATAGATTTTGCAACTTTGTTTGGTTCTGCTAATACTTCAGTGTAAGTACTGCCAGTgctataaaaaaaattatgtctaataacaaagaaaataattttaagaggCACACCTCCAAGgaaacctttttgtttttttaaatgttcaggtATATGTACTAAAATCAAGTTACCAGTTCTCTCAATTCAAGATGTCCATGCTCAGCGCAACAGTTTGGTTTAGTTTTAGGCACAACACCCAAAAAGTTTATGCTTGTGTCAAAAATCACTTGTGTCAAAATTATGCACCCAAATTTAGTATTTGGCACCAAGGAtaccaaaaaaaagggggggaggggTGGATATCTTCTCTAAAAATGATGATGTTGGTCTGCATGAACAAAATGAAGGCTTGAATAAACCCTCACACCAGTAACAAGAGACTCGGACTCCACTTGAATTTCTGTATTAAAAATGAAACCTAAAGAAAAATCTGCCCAGTTATCTTCAAGGATTACTGTTCATTCTTCTTTTAATTAATCTGGAAGAGAAGGGGGTTGGGGAAGAGTTACATTTGAATTTGTTCCAGAGGCCAAAAGGTCAGTTTGAAACTAGTTTCTTAATCTTAAACTGAGTTCACTTTACCAAAGGTGACACTTGAGTGATTTCTTTAAATCTAACACCAGTTAATTAGAAGTACCTTCATTTAAATAGGAAAGCAATTTGGCAAATGAGTAAGGGGAGCAATAATATCCCTCAAAAGGGAGAGGTTTACTCCAAcccagaaaaggaaaaacctTAAACGGATCATCTCACCCAAAACTCAGTACTAGAGGTTTTTTCTCAATTATgcgattttaattaaaataatctattttaacTAAAATAACCTATTACTTCAtctcttaattaaaaaacaaacaaaaaacccaccagTTTCATCTAAAAATCAAACACCAGTTATAACACATCTACTACACACAAGTCACAATCTTAAGTGCATAATTAATCTAGTCAGTGTACGTTATTTTTCTGGAATAGCTATAGGCAAAAATTAGCTTTCCCTTTAAAAGGTTAGCGAATTTGCTTAATGGAAGCCAAAAGCTATAGAGTCCACTCCTGGGAATCTCCATCCTTGAATAAGACTAATCCGGGACAAAAAGCACAAGGCAGACAGACCTCACAAAGAATGCAAatggaggaagagggaaaaagCAAAGATTCTTCTTCCACTTCCTTTTTGagagaaaatccaaaaaaaaatctagtaaacAGAAATTTTTGCTAGCCAAACTCCCAGCAATTTACCTTAAAACAGACCCAAAGGGTTAAGTACCAAGGCCACTAGCCAACGTACTGACTTTCGCCCACCACAGGAACACCTCAGCCTACGCAGGCCAAGGAAGAGGGCAGGAGGCATGACTTAGAATGGGGAGCCCTCAAACCCTGAAATCCTCGGCCCACGCAAAGCCACTCACCCACCTTAAACCCAAGGCGGAGGCGGGGAGAGGAGGGCAAGGGACCCGGGACGCCTCAGGCTTGCAAGCGGGTAGTGGGAAGTGGAGGAAAAGGAGTCCCCAAACCCCGCCCCCCCGCAGTCTCGGAACACCCCGATGCCCTCTCAACACCGCCCCGCTAAGGGGGCCGCAGGCAGGACTGTGGAAATCCCCCGCGCACCCTCTCCCCGGGAAGTTCTCGGGTGTTACCCGAGCACCCCTAAGGCTGCACCTCCCCTCTTCTGCCCAGGGCAGAGAGAGGGGTCAGCGGACGGGAGGGGCGACGAGCCGGGACCTCCCAGTCGCTGAGCGCCGACCTACCGGGTCGAGCCCGGGGCATCCCCGCGGAGCGCAGACGGGCggcggagggggggggggggggcggaaggGGACAGTGACGGGCGTCCAGGGTTCGGGGTCCCGACGGGTCCAGTCAAGTGCAGCACCCGGCCCCTGCCCGCGCCCATCACTCGGGATAAGCGAGGCATGATCCGCTGTAGGACACCCGGCCCGCGCCCCCCCGTGGCCCCGACCCCACCCGGGACCCAGCATCCGGACCCCCGACTACGGCCTCCGCACCCGAGGAAGCCCGACGAGCTTTGTTAACTCCCCTTGACGCCCGGAGCCGCCGTCAGGCGCCCCGGGAGCCGCGCGCCCCTAGCCTACCTCCGCGTCCCCCCCGCCCCGCGAGCCGAGGCCGCACCTgtgcccgccgccgccgccgccgccgccgccgccgccgctcgccCGCTCCCCTTGGCTGTGCCGGCGCCGCTCCGAACCCCACACACATCGCTACACACAGCCCTCTGACGTCACCGAGCCCTCGGCCCGCCCACGTCACTGCGGAGACACACGGCTTCCCGCAGACGCCGCCGCCGTCTCCGGCCGCCCGGGGGAGAGCGAGGGCGgcagggggggaggggaggagaggacaaCTGAGCCAGCGGCGGCACCGCGCGCGCAAGCCCGCCGCTGCCGCCTCGCGGCTCCTAGCCCGTCGGGGACGCGCGCGCCGTCTGCCCTATAGTGGCTCCCTAGGGCTCCCCCGGCCCGTCGTCTGGCGCGCGCGCGCCCCTCCCCCCAGGCGCGCGCCCGGCGCTCCTGGCCCCGCGCGCCGTCTGGGCGGCTGGCGCGCGGCGCTGTCTGCGGTGCACCCGGCGCAGACAGGATgttccctccccgccccacccccaccgccgccctccctccttccttcctcgaGTCGCCTAGCCGGCTGTCTGGGGCCGccaccgccccgcccccgccccacccgcTGCTCCGTGGAGACGGGCCAGACCCGGGGGCGCCCTGGTCGCTCGGCCGCCGCGCGACACGGAGAGAGGGGGGCAGGGCGACGGCGCGGTGCACTGTGCGCGACCCCAGCAGCCGGCTGGGCGGAGGCAGGGCCCGCCTGGCCGAGCGCCGCGGCCCGAGGTCAGGCACAGGCGACCCTCCCCCCGCGGGGCCGCAGCTGGGCCGCCCCGCCCCGGAGGCAGCCGGGTGGCGGCCGCCCAGCCGCGCCCCCCGTGTGGGCTCAGCACGCGGGGGCTGCCCCCCGCCTCCGCCGGGCCTCCCGCCCGAGGGCCGCCCCGCCAGCTGCCGGCGCTGCGCTGCGCTCCGCCCCACCCTGGCGGCCCCCGCCTTGCCTGGGCGGCCTCCGCCCAGACGCTTTCCCTGGGCTGACCTCCTCCGCCATCGGGCCGGGCTGGAGGGCTGGCAGAAGTTCTGGCAAAACCGAGAGAAAACATTTTTGTCTCTACTTCtcagcctccctccccccaccccctcaccagaCTGCTCTCTCGGTTCCAAAAGGGAGCTAGAAATTACATGCTTCTACAGTGTTTCCTGAGGAGTTTGGGATTTTGTTTTGGAGGCGAACAGGAGATGAGACGAGGAAAGCCATGACCGAAGCGCTTTCGGCTGTGACCCTCGGGGCCGAACAGAGTCGTCTCCCTGGTCGGTGTTCTGCTGTGGTCGATTAGCATATTGAAGTCTGCCGAGCTGCTCCGTCATATTTCGAAACACCAAGAAAAACCCCTTTTTTCCACCCCACCGCAAAATTAGGAACTGAAATAGTACCCCAGATCTCAGTGCACCGAATTCAGAAGACTTGGCTTTGTCCTCctcgcccccccccgccccttttGATGCATTTTCGTCCAATTTCTTCTGGTTTTACTGCTTCGAGGTCACTCATGGGGTCCACATTTGGAGCCAGCCGACTGGGAATACTTCTGTGctcgtagattttttttttttttttttcctcttttcctcccaaCTGGCCTACCCGAGGCTTACAAGCCTCTCATTCCCTGCACACCCAAGTTccattcctcccacccccatcgcCGCGCTCCCAGGTCGTGCCCCCTCTCCCACCCCGCAccttcccctccttcttgacTGCCTCCTTTCCAGAACATGAATAATTCCGCAGCACTTCCCATCTGTTATTGCCATAGAGACAGAAGCTCAGCAAAGATAATGATGTTCTGTGCCGAGCCAGTGGGGGGAGAACAGCATCTGCGAGACTGGGGGATAGGTTTTCTAACCTCGAGAATACAAGGCCCGGCTGAAGGTCTTAGTGTGGAAGACTTGGACAGTCTTGAGAGTGAGCAATCTGGTCAGCTCTGGGCACTTGGCTCGTGTCCAGCGAGAAGAAAccaattttaaaaaagctaaaatgacggatctttttttaaagtgatttcaAACTGCaattaatgataaataaatatacagtaCTCATTTTATCAACCATAGAAATAAATAATTACTTGGTAGCACGATCAAAGGCCTAAGCAGCAGACTCAACTGGACAGTAAATAGactcaaaaaatcaaaacatttatCCAGGAATCTGTTTTTTGAGTAAAGGACCTTTTGTACCTGTAGTTCTGTGTACAATGGTTTGAGAAATAGTGACAGGCACATGTGCCTAGAACCCATCAagctttgaggatttttttttttttccatcaaagtACAAAATGTACCaaattaaaattcacttttccCTTGAATTCCCAAGGCCTTGGCCTCAAAGGTACAGGTTAGAACTCAAGTGAAACTGAGCGGGGTACCTTTGCATAGATCTGATGCAGGTGGGAAGGTACGGTTTTGCAAGCTACTTAAGGATTTTCAGAAATTATCAGTAAAATTGATTGTATAACATAAAAAGCCCTGAAACAAATGATAATGGTTCTTTATCTCAGAAACAGGATTGAAAGGACACAGAGAATATAGGCCTTAGAAAAAATAATCATGGTGAGGtaatgaagtgttagtcactcagtcctgtccaactctttgtgaccccaccatggactgtagctgccaggcttctctgtctatggaattctccaggcaagaatactggagtgggtttccatttccttctccaggggatcttcccaatccagggattgaacccaggtcttaaacattgcaggtagactctttatcgactgagccaccagggaagcctggtgatgAATATTGTAATCCCCACATACAGATGATCTTCATCACTGTTGAAAAGTAAGtttaagtgctgctgctgctgctactaagtcacttcagtcgtgtccgactctgtgtgaccccatagacagcagccaaccaggctcccccgtccctgggattctccaggcaagaacactggagtgggttgccatttccttctccagtggatgaaagtgaaaagtgaaagggaagtcgctcagtcatgtccgactcttagcgaccccatggactgcagccttccaggctcctccatccatgggatttgccaggcaagagtactggagtggggtgccattgccttctcctaagtttAAGTATTGGTTAGTAAATAGCTATTACATTGGTGTTTCATGGTCTCCTCCTACCATGTTGGCTGTCAGTAAGAGCTGAGCAAGACAGTGTGTGTGCCTGTCTACATGTTAAAATTCCAAATGATTAAGAATGGGGGTACAGAGGGGGCTATGGTGGCCTTAACACATTCTCAACTTCCATTAAGCAGCACAGATACTAGATGCAAACTAACTGGTACTGGGTGGTCTAGAATTTCTAATTCAGTAGTTACAGATGTCTCAAGTAATATAAACCAAGAATTTAAAGGTTATAAATTTGAAGACCAGTTCTGCCCTCTGATCTGATAAATGGTTTGAGGCAAATGCTTTCTTCTTGTCTCCATTTGATGAACTATTGATAGTGACCTACTAATACAGCCTATTAataggcctccctggtggctcagatggtaaagaatccgcctgcaatgcgagagacctgggttcaattgctgagaaggcagtggcaacccactccattattcttgcctggacaattccatggacagaagaggctgatgggctacagtccatggggtcacaaagaaagggacacaactgaacgactttcacaaACTTGTCATACTAATATTAATTATGAAGAAcatggaagcaaaaaaaaaatgggtgaagtGCAAATGTTCGatgtaaattcattttatttttatgaagtatGGGGAAGAAAAGTCAAGTAAATATTTGTCAAGCATAGCAACaggcttctgttttcatttatacTTTCTGCTCTTTTCCATTAGAAAGAGAAACTAGTTAAGCTTCTTCCTGCTTCCTTGATccacaacaacaaatatttttttttaactatcaacaattatttgtttgaaatatttttaagcagCGAGTCA belongs to Bubalus kerabau isolate K-KA32 ecotype Philippines breed swamp buffalo chromosome 2, PCC_UOA_SB_1v2, whole genome shotgun sequence and includes:
- the SKIL gene encoding ski-like protein isoform X2; translated protein: MENLQTNFSLVQSSNKKLNGMEDDGSPPVKKMMTDIHANGKMMINKLPAVKKEHLDDYETPMETDEEHVKRTCASVPEPLHLNPSLKHTLAQFHLSSQSSLGGPAAFSARYSQESMSPTVFLPLPSPQVLPGPLLIPSDSSTELTQTMLEGESISCFQVGGEKRLCLPQVLNSVLREFSLQQINTVCDELYIYCSRCTSDQLHILKVLGILPFNAPSCGLITLTDAQRLCNALLRPRTFPQNGSILPAKNSLAQLKETGSAFEVEHECLGKCQGLFAPQFYVQPDAPCIQCLECCGMFAPQTFVMHSHRSPDKRTCHWGFESAKWHCYLHVNQKYLGTPEEKKLKIILEEMKEKFSMRNGKRTQSKIDTLPGMELQSWYPVIKQEGDHVSQTHSFLHPSYYLYMCDKVVAPNVSLTSAVPQPKEVTKTEASKSIPRQSEKPHSSGKHQKIVSYPDVSLEEQEKMDLKASKELYSHLDPSVSNNSTSTKKPESTTCSLTRDTSKSGTDCDVAASSPLLVKDVTCEDDKGKIMEEVVRTYVKQQEKLNSILQKKQQLQMEVEMLSSSKAMKELTEEQQNLQKELESLQNEHAQRMEEFYVEQKDLEKKLEQLAELRQRLDHAEADRQELQDELRQEREARQKLEMMIKELKLQILKSSKTAKE
- the SKIL gene encoding ski-like protein isoform X1, coding for MENLQTNFSLVQSSNKKLNGMEDDGSPPVKKMMTDIHANGKMMINKLPAVKKEHLDDYETPMETDEEHVKRTCASVPEPLHLNPSLKHTLAQFHLSSQSSLGGPAAFSARYSQESMSPTVFLPLPSPQVLPGPLLIPSDSSTELTQTMLEGESISCFQVGGEKRLCLPQVLNSVLREFSLQQINTVCDELYIYCSRCTSDQLHILKVLGILPFNAPSCGLITLTDAQRLCNALLRPRTFPQNGSILPAKNSLAQLKETGSAFEVEHECLGKCQGLFAPQFYVQPDAPCIQCLECCGMFAPQTFVMHSHRSPDKRTCHWGFESAKWHCYLHVNQKYLGTPEEKKLKIILEEMKEKFSMRNGKRTQSKIDTLPGMELQSWYPVIKQEGDHVSQTHSFLHPSYYLYMCDKVVAPNVSLTSAVPQPKEVTKTEASKSIPRQSEKPHSSGKHQKIVSYPDVSLEEQEKMDLKASKELYSHLDPSVSNNSTSTKKPESTTCSLTRDTSKSGTDCDVAASSPLLVKDVTCEDDKGKIMEEVVRTYVKQQEKLNSILQKKQQLQMEVEMLSSSKAMKELTEEQQNLQKELESLQNEHAQRMEEFYVEQKDLEKKLEQVMKQKCTCDSNLEKDKEAEYAAQLAELRQRLDHAEADRQELQDELRQEREARQKLEMMIKELKLQILKSSKTAKE